One stretch of Akkermansia sp. RCC_12PD DNA includes these proteins:
- the kdpB gene encoding potassium-transporting ATPase subunit KdpB codes for MKEEKKNQSWCSGAMLKTAFRDALRKFDPRALSKNFVIFVTAIGALVATVVLIRDAAAGQPFGFTLQVTLWLWFTVLFANFAEALAEGRGKAQADALKKMRVYVNARLLTDKGTEEIVSVSELRKGQKVLCEAGDIIPLDGEVIEGIASVDESAITGESAPVIRESGGDRSAVTGGTRVISDGIVIRITAEPGNTFLDRMIAMVEGASRQKTPNEIALGILLVALTIVFIAVVLSLPAMAGYIEDSARALGFRADGHISLPVLVSLLVCLIPTTIGGLLSAIGISGIDRLVRRNVLATSGRAVEAAGDIDVLMLDKTGTITFGNRMANEFLPAPGVEDQQLAEAAQLASLSDETPEGRSIVVLAKKQFGIRGRHMDADHIAFVPFSASTRMSGVDIAAHGGQPAVSIRKGAAESVAQWVKDQGGAFPQEVEMTVQNVARAGGTPLVVARGRDVLGVIYLKDIVKGGIKERFARLRAMGIRTVMVTGDNALTAASIAAEAGVDDFIAEATPEMKLARIREEQAEGHLVAMTGDGTNDAPALAQADVGVAMNTGTQAAREAGNMVDLDSNPTKLIEIVEIGKQMLITRGALTTFSFANDVAKYFAIIPAMFAGLFVADGMARGPLSALNVMGLHSPQSAILSAVIFNALIIVALIPLALKGVSYRPAGAASLLKRNILIYGVGGLIAPFIGIKLIDMAVTALHLV; via the coding sequence ATGAAAGAAGAAAAAAAGAATCAATCCTGGTGCAGCGGGGCCATGCTGAAAACGGCCTTTCGGGACGCGTTGCGCAAATTTGACCCGCGTGCTTTATCCAAAAACTTCGTGATATTCGTCACGGCCATTGGTGCCCTGGTTGCCACGGTCGTCCTTATCCGGGATGCCGCCGCCGGGCAGCCTTTCGGCTTTACCCTGCAAGTCACGCTCTGGCTCTGGTTCACTGTCCTGTTCGCCAACTTTGCGGAAGCATTGGCGGAAGGCCGTGGAAAGGCCCAGGCGGACGCCCTGAAAAAAATGCGCGTCTATGTGAACGCCCGTCTGCTGACGGACAAGGGCACGGAGGAAATAGTCTCCGTTTCCGAGCTGCGCAAGGGGCAAAAAGTGCTGTGCGAGGCCGGGGACATCATTCCTCTTGACGGCGAGGTGATTGAAGGCATCGCCAGCGTGGACGAATCCGCCATTACCGGGGAATCCGCCCCGGTCATCCGTGAAAGCGGGGGAGACCGCAGCGCCGTAACGGGGGGCACCCGCGTGATCAGCGACGGCATCGTCATCCGCATCACGGCGGAACCGGGCAATACCTTCCTGGACCGCATGATCGCCATGGTGGAGGGCGCCAGCCGGCAGAAGACGCCCAATGAAATCGCGCTGGGCATCCTGCTCGTGGCGCTGACCATCGTCTTCATTGCCGTAGTGCTTTCCCTCCCAGCCATGGCCGGATACATTGAAGATTCCGCCCGGGCGCTGGGTTTCAGGGCGGACGGCCATATCTCCCTGCCCGTTCTGGTCTCCCTGCTGGTGTGCCTGATTCCGACGACGATCGGCGGCCTGCTGAGCGCCATCGGCATCAGCGGCATTGACCGGCTGGTGCGCCGGAACGTGCTGGCTACGTCCGGCCGTGCCGTGGAAGCGGCCGGGGACATTGATGTGCTGATGCTGGACAAGACCGGAACCATCACCTTCGGCAACCGCATGGCGAATGAATTCCTGCCTGCGCCCGGCGTGGAGGACCAGCAGCTGGCGGAAGCCGCCCAGCTTGCCTCCCTGTCCGATGAAACGCCGGAAGGGCGCAGCATCGTGGTGCTGGCCAAAAAGCAATTTGGAATCCGGGGCCGCCACATGGACGCGGACCACATCGCCTTTGTTCCGTTCTCCGCTTCCACCCGCATGAGCGGCGTGGACATTGCGGCGCACGGCGGCCAGCCGGCCGTTTCCATCCGGAAGGGCGCTGCGGAAAGCGTGGCGCAGTGGGTGAAGGACCAGGGCGGAGCCTTCCCGCAGGAGGTGGAAATGACTGTGCAGAACGTCGCGCGTGCCGGAGGCACGCCGCTGGTGGTGGCCCGGGGAAGGGACGTGCTGGGCGTCATTTACCTGAAAGACATCGTCAAGGGCGGTATCAAGGAACGCTTCGCCCGGCTCCGGGCCATGGGCATCCGCACCGTCATGGTGACAGGGGACAATGCCCTGACTGCCGCATCCATTGCGGCGGAGGCCGGAGTGGATGACTTCATTGCGGAAGCCACGCCGGAAATGAAGCTGGCGCGCATCCGTGAAGAACAGGCGGAAGGCCATCTGGTGGCCATGACCGGGGACGGCACCAACGACGCTCCCGCCCTGGCCCAGGCCGATGTGGGCGTGGCGATGAACACCGGCACGCAGGCCGCCCGGGAGGCGGGCAACATGGTAGACCTGGACAGCAACCCGACCAAGCTGATTGAAATCGTGGAAATCGGCAAGCAAATGCTGATCACCCGCGGCGCGCTGACCACCTTCTCCTTCGCCAATGACGTGGCCAAGTACTTTGCCATCATCCCCGCCATGTTTGCGGGCCTCTTTGTGGCTGACGGCATGGCCCGGGGGCCGCTTTCCGCTCTGAACGTGATGGGACTACACTCCCCGCAGAGCGCCATCCTCAGCGCGGTGATCTTCAACGCCCTCATTATCGTGGCGCTTATTCCACTGGCCTTGAAGGGGGTTTCCTACCGACCGGCGGGAGCAGCCTCCCTGCTGAAGCGCAACATCCTCATTTACGGGGTAGGCGGCCTGATTGCGCCGTTCATCGGCATCAAGCTCATCGACATGGCCGTCACTGCCCTGCACCTCGTCTGA
- the kdpA gene encoding potassium-transporting ATPase subunit KdpA, with product MSSHDLLIIVLFIGILVAFTPLLGKWLANVLQGKRSWLSPVLGPVERCTYRVAGVDPSCEMGWKKYLTAVLLFNAAGFLILFLSLLCQKWLPLNPAGTENMRWDIALNTAISFMTNTNWQFYSGEGPEGISYFVQMTGLGVQNFVSAATGIAVMAALIRGLKRKCASTLGNFWADLTRSTLYFLIPISVVVALLLVSQGVVQSFDGPVTVPGMDGVEQVIPNGPAASQVAIKQLGTNGGGFFGNNSTHPFENPTPFSNMVEMLSLLLIGCACPYAYGVMIGKKRQGWIIFGAMMLLLVTTIGLSQWAEHTGNPLFPGMEMLEGKEVRLGVTNSSLWSVATTASSNGSVNCMHCSMSPLGGGIALFNMLLGEVIFGGLGCGLYGMLMFAMITVFLCGLMVGRTPEFLGKKIEAREVRWSMVGVLLPGITVLLMSGLAAATEVGRESICNAGPHGLTEILYCFGSQAGNNGSAFAGLAVGDTPFYSVLGGLAMLLARFGAIIPVMIIAGSMVSKKTAPPAQGTMATDNLMFMVLLVAVVLIVGALTFFPALALGPILEHLLLYSGTML from the coding sequence ATGTCCTCACACGACTTGTTAATCATTGTCCTATTCATAGGCATACTGGTCGCCTTCACTCCGTTGCTCGGGAAGTGGCTGGCGAATGTTTTACAGGGAAAGCGGAGCTGGCTTTCCCCGGTTCTTGGTCCCGTGGAGCGCTGCACCTACCGTGTGGCCGGCGTGGACCCCTCCTGCGAAATGGGCTGGAAAAAGTATCTGACGGCTGTTCTTCTGTTCAACGCCGCCGGATTCCTTATCCTGTTCCTTTCCCTGCTGTGCCAGAAATGGCTGCCGCTGAATCCCGCCGGCACGGAAAACATGCGGTGGGACATTGCCCTGAATACGGCCATCAGCTTCATGACCAATACGAACTGGCAGTTCTACTCCGGCGAAGGGCCGGAAGGCATCAGCTACTTTGTCCAGATGACCGGGCTGGGCGTGCAGAACTTCGTCAGCGCCGCCACGGGGATTGCCGTCATGGCCGCCCTGATCCGCGGTCTGAAAAGGAAATGCGCCTCCACTCTGGGCAACTTCTGGGCGGACCTGACGCGCAGTACCTTGTACTTTCTGATTCCGATTTCCGTGGTCGTTGCGCTTCTGCTGGTCTCCCAGGGGGTGGTGCAGTCCTTTGACGGACCCGTCACCGTACCGGGCATGGACGGCGTGGAGCAGGTGATTCCCAACGGTCCGGCGGCCTCCCAGGTGGCCATCAAGCAGCTTGGGACGAACGGCGGCGGCTTCTTCGGGAACAACAGCACGCACCCCTTTGAAAACCCCACGCCGTTCAGCAACATGGTTGAAATGCTCTCCCTGCTCCTGATCGGCTGCGCCTGCCCGTATGCCTACGGCGTGATGATCGGGAAAAAAAGGCAGGGCTGGATCATCTTCGGCGCCATGATGCTTCTGCTTGTGACGACCATCGGGCTTTCCCAGTGGGCGGAACACACGGGGAACCCGCTGTTCCCCGGCATGGAAATGCTGGAAGGCAAGGAAGTGCGCCTGGGCGTGACGAACAGCTCCCTCTGGTCCGTGGCTACGACGGCCTCCTCCAACGGTTCCGTGAACTGCATGCACTGCAGCATGTCCCCGCTGGGCGGCGGCATTGCCCTGTTCAACATGCTGCTGGGTGAAGTGATCTTCGGCGGCCTGGGCTGCGGTCTGTACGGCATGCTGATGTTCGCCATGATCACCGTCTTCCTGTGCGGGCTGATGGTGGGGCGTACTCCCGAATTCCTGGGCAAAAAAATTGAAGCGCGGGAAGTGCGCTGGTCCATGGTGGGCGTTCTGCTGCCCGGCATAACCGTCCTGCTTATGAGCGGACTGGCCGCCGCTACGGAAGTGGGGCGTGAATCCATCTGCAATGCCGGACCGCACGGTCTGACGGAAATTCTGTACTGCTTCGGTTCCCAGGCCGGGAACAACGGCAGCGCCTTTGCCGGCCTGGCTGTTGGGGATACGCCTTTCTATTCCGTGCTGGGCGGCCTGGCGATGCTGCTGGCCCGATTCGGAGCCATCATTCCGGTGATGATCATTGCGGGCAGCATGGTATCCAAAAAAACCGCGCCTCCAGCCCAGGGCACCATGGCGACGGACAACCTGATGTTCATGGTTCTGCTGGTGGCCGTGGTGCTGATTGTAGGTGCCCTCACCTTCTTCCCGGCTCTGGCCCTGGGGCCCATTCTGGAACATCTGCTTCTGTATTCGGGAACCATGCTGTAA
- the clpB gene encoding ATP-dependent chaperone ClpB, translating to MLNNLTTKFQEALMQAQQTAGRLGKPEISSLDVLVALLEQDGGILSPILRKASCDPGLLLQAAQREVSHEPTQSGATTQPQMGRDLATVMHAAEDERKKLKDDYLSVEHFMLGALDTQNKVHQLTDTFGLTRDNYLAAMKDVRGNQRVTDDNPEGKYQTLEKYGTDLTARARAGKIDPVIGRDTEIRRVLQILSRRTKNNPVLIGEPGVGKTAIAEGLARRIVNGDVPESMRNKRIVSLNIGSMLAGAKYRGEFEERLKSFLKEVTDSNGEIILFIDELHTIVGAGASEGAVDASNLLKPALARGELRTIGATTLDEYRKYIEKDAALERRFQPVMVSEPSVEDTIAILRGLKERYEVHHGVRITDAAIVAAATLSDRYISDRFLPDKAVDLVDEAAARLKIELDSMPSEIDQIERETMQLEMERQALAKEEDADSKARLEKITKELADLKEKSGSMIAQWKSEKAALDAVRVEQEKIESLKIESERAKRMGDLTRASEITYGELPEAERALAEGKEKLNKMQKADGGLLKEEVTEADIAKVVATWTGIPAARLQEGERAKLVHMEERLGARVIGQKQAVKAVSDAVRRARAGLQDENRPIGSFMFLGPTGVGKTELSKALAEFLFDDENAMIRIDMSEYMEKHSVARLIGAPPGYVGYEEGGQLSEAVRRRPYCVILFDEIEKAHPDVFNVLLQVLDDGRITDGQGRTVDFRNTVIIMTSNIGSQYILNEINAEQREAKAMEALRGHFRPEFLNRIDEIIIFDRLTAEELKGIVDIQLQRVRKRLEAKGLFLRMTPEATALVADHGFDPVYGARPLKRAIQHDLLDPLSLKLLEGDFPEGTEIVVREKGGKLDFTKEKK from the coding sequence ATGCTTAACAATCTAACAACAAAATTTCAGGAAGCGCTAATGCAGGCGCAGCAGACTGCAGGGCGGCTTGGAAAACCGGAAATTTCCTCTCTGGATGTTCTGGTGGCGTTGCTGGAACAGGACGGCGGAATTCTTTCCCCCATTCTCCGCAAGGCTTCCTGTGATCCGGGGCTGCTTCTGCAGGCCGCACAAAGGGAAGTCTCCCATGAACCCACACAGAGCGGAGCCACCACGCAGCCCCAGATGGGCCGGGACCTGGCTACGGTAATGCACGCCGCCGAGGATGAACGCAAAAAGCTGAAGGACGATTACCTCAGCGTGGAACACTTCATGCTGGGGGCGCTGGATACGCAGAACAAGGTACACCAGTTGACGGATACCTTTGGACTGACCAGGGACAATTATCTGGCCGCCATGAAGGATGTGCGCGGCAACCAGCGCGTGACGGACGACAACCCGGAAGGCAAATACCAGACGCTGGAAAAATACGGCACGGACCTGACGGCCCGCGCCCGCGCCGGCAAAATTGACCCCGTCATCGGCCGTGACACGGAAATCCGCCGCGTTCTCCAGATACTTTCCCGCAGGACCAAGAACAACCCCGTACTTATCGGGGAACCCGGCGTGGGCAAGACCGCCATCGCGGAAGGCCTGGCACGCCGCATCGTGAACGGCGACGTGCCGGAAAGCATGCGCAACAAGCGCATCGTGTCCCTCAACATCGGGTCCATGCTCGCCGGAGCCAAATACCGCGGCGAATTTGAAGAACGCCTGAAATCCTTCCTCAAGGAAGTGACGGACTCCAACGGTGAAATCATCCTCTTTATTGACGAACTGCATACCATCGTAGGCGCGGGCGCCAGTGAAGGGGCGGTGGATGCCTCCAACCTTCTCAAGCCGGCTCTGGCCCGTGGCGAGCTGCGGACTATCGGCGCCACGACGTTGGACGAATACCGCAAATATATTGAAAAGGATGCGGCTCTGGAACGCCGGTTCCAGCCTGTCATGGTGTCCGAGCCCAGCGTGGAGGACACCATCGCCATCCTGCGCGGCCTGAAGGAACGTTATGAAGTGCACCACGGCGTGCGCATTACGGATGCAGCCATTGTGGCCGCCGCCACTCTTTCCGACCGCTACATTTCCGACCGATTCCTGCCTGACAAGGCGGTGGACCTGGTGGACGAGGCGGCTGCCAGGCTCAAGATTGAACTGGATTCCATGCCTTCGGAAATTGACCAGATTGAACGTGAAACCATGCAGCTTGAAATGGAGCGGCAGGCGCTCGCGAAGGAGGAAGACGCAGACAGCAAGGCCCGTCTGGAAAAAATCACCAAGGAACTGGCTGATCTGAAGGAAAAATCCGGTTCGATGATTGCCCAGTGGAAGAGTGAAAAAGCCGCGCTGGACGCCGTCCGCGTGGAACAGGAAAAAATAGAATCCCTCAAGATTGAAAGCGAACGGGCCAAGCGGATGGGCGACTTGACGCGTGCCTCTGAAATCACTTACGGAGAACTGCCGGAGGCCGAACGAGCCCTGGCGGAGGGAAAGGAAAAACTCAACAAGATGCAGAAGGCGGATGGAGGCCTGCTGAAGGAGGAAGTCACGGAGGCGGACATCGCCAAGGTGGTCGCCACCTGGACCGGCATTCCCGCCGCACGTCTGCAGGAAGGGGAACGCGCCAAGCTCGTTCACATGGAGGAACGCCTCGGAGCCCGCGTCATCGGACAGAAGCAGGCGGTCAAGGCCGTGTCTGATGCCGTGCGCCGTGCCCGTGCGGGGCTTCAGGATGAAAACAGGCCCATCGGCTCCTTCATGTTCCTGGGGCCCACGGGCGTGGGCAAGACGGAACTCAGCAAGGCGCTGGCGGAATTCCTCTTTGACGATGAAAACGCCATGATCCGGATAGACATGTCCGAATACATGGAAAAACACTCCGTAGCCCGGCTCATCGGGGCTCCCCCCGGATACGTGGGCTACGAAGAAGGCGGCCAGCTTTCCGAAGCCGTGCGGCGCCGTCCCTACTGCGTGATTCTGTTTGATGAAATTGAAAAGGCCCATCCGGACGTTTTCAACGTGCTTCTCCAGGTTCTGGACGACGGCCGCATTACGGACGGGCAGGGGCGTACGGTGGACTTCCGCAACACGGTCATCATCATGACGTCCAACATCGGCAGCCAGTACATCCTCAATGAAATCAACGCGGAACAGCGCGAAGCCAAGGCGATGGAAGCCCTGCGGGGCCACTTCCGCCCGGAATTCCTGAACCGCATTGATGAAATCATCATCTTTGACCGGCTGACGGCGGAAGAACTCAAGGGCATTGTGGACATTCAGCTTCAGCGTGTCCGCAAGCGTCTGGAAGCCAAGGGCCTGTTCCTGCGCATGACTCCGGAGGCTACGGCCCTGGTAGCGGACCACGGCTTTGATCCCGTCTATGGAGCCCGTCCCCTCAAGCGTGCCATTCAGCACGACCTGCTGGACCCCCTCAGCCTTAAACTCCTGGAAGGAGACTTCCCGGAAGGGACGGAAATCGTGGTCCGGGAAAAGGGAGGCAAGCTTGATTTTACCAAGGAAAAGAAATAA
- a CDS encoding TonB-dependent receptor has translation MKITHTARNIGAAVLGCAMMAGTVCMGGETASSSLANAQEAAIPSTDTDWAFSLSAGWSSKYVTEGLDCLPGSGIWEVAPSISWKDLTLSAWYAGGDSSNYDELDLVLGYAWKLGKWTVNPWYEHQFYFTQDYNVANPALTVSYAVTDWLTVGAETQAKVEHQDFEAYYSAFVQLEWSPVENVTVTPMARYGYNGGYNVDYDDGSNCIDWSLGVTWRFAEHYSLSGSVNYSQAATVLRRRDAGDEFWVGFRLGVEF, from the coding sequence ATGAAGATTACACACACCGCAAGAAACATAGGGGCCGCAGTTCTGGGCTGCGCCATGATGGCAGGAACCGTCTGCATGGGCGGGGAAACGGCCTCTTCCTCCTTGGCCAACGCTCAGGAGGCCGCCATCCCTTCTACGGACACGGACTGGGCTTTCTCCCTTTCCGCGGGCTGGTCCAGCAAATACGTGACGGAAGGGCTGGACTGCCTGCCGGGCAGCGGCATCTGGGAAGTGGCTCCGAGCATCTCCTGGAAAGACCTTACGCTCAGCGCCTGGTACGCCGGGGGGGATTCCTCCAATTATGACGAGCTGGACCTGGTTCTGGGTTACGCCTGGAAGCTGGGGAAGTGGACCGTCAATCCCTGGTATGAGCACCAGTTCTATTTCACGCAGGACTACAACGTAGCCAATCCGGCCCTGACCGTCTCCTATGCCGTGACGGACTGGCTGACCGTGGGGGCGGAAACCCAGGCGAAGGTGGAACACCAGGATTTTGAAGCCTATTACAGCGCCTTTGTGCAACTGGAATGGTCCCCCGTGGAGAACGTGACGGTAACGCCCATGGCCAGGTACGGGTACAACGGCGGTTATAACGTGGACTATGACGACGGCTCCAACTGCATTGACTGGAGCCTGGGCGTGACGTGGCGGTTTGCGGAACATTATTCCCTTTCCGGCTCCGTCAATTATTCCCAGGCGGCTACGGTGCTGCGCCGCAGGGACGCCGGGGACGAGTTCTGGGTGGGCTTCCGCCTGGGCGTGGAATTCTAA
- the kdpC gene encoding potassium-transporting ATPase subunit KdpC: MKWTFPNLRLFLALAVVTGGIYPLAVTLVSLILFPHQAHGSLIRNERGEVIASELIAQPFTSARYFWPRPSAGDYATMPSGASNLSWTSGELVRTVAERKAALLKAHNLPQETPVPADLLFASGSGLESCISPEAAEFQAARVATARKLPLEKVRQLVAEHLVPGGILGENVINVMTLNAALDTLPSS, from the coding sequence ATGAAATGGACATTTCCCAATCTGCGCCTGTTTCTGGCGCTGGCCGTCGTCACCGGCGGCATTTATCCCCTGGCTGTCACGCTTGTCAGTCTGATTCTGTTCCCCCATCAGGCGCACGGCTCCCTGATCCGGAATGAACGGGGGGAAGTCATCGCCTCGGAGCTCATCGCCCAGCCCTTCACCTCCGCCAGGTACTTCTGGCCCAGGCCTTCCGCCGGGGATTACGCCACCATGCCTTCCGGAGCCAGCAACCTCTCCTGGACCTCCGGAGAACTGGTCAGGACGGTGGCGGAGCGCAAGGCGGCCCTGCTGAAAGCCCACAACCTGCCGCAGGAAACGCCTGTTCCGGCAGATCTCCTGTTCGCTTCCGGAAGCGGCCTGGAATCCTGCATTTCCCCGGAAGCAGCGGAATTCCAGGCGGCCCGCGTGGCCACAGCCCGCAAACTGCCTCTGGAAAAAGTGCGGCAATTGGTGGCGGAACACCTCGTTCCGGGCGGCATTCTGGGGGAAAACGTAATCAACGTGATGACGCTGAATGCCGCCCTGGATACATTGCCTTCCAGTTAG
- a CDS encoding putative Ig domain-containing protein, protein MIRISFLPFLCSALLLTQTGASGKEMPSPYPAPEPGVRLTPPESPAPVLNEPRLFGARPGSPIQFAICASGERPMSFAAAKLPPGVKLNRETGVITGKISRPGTYSFPVQISNGHGKTNGTITIRIGQEMCLTPPMGWSSWYSYSGGVSQENILKTARLLVSSGLAQYGYRYVNIDDCWQGARGGKYRAIQPNKRFPDMKSMCREIHSLGLKAGIYSTPWMGTYAGYMGGTSPNPQGDYSSLALPENKRPQPDQLFGGCPGSQRLGAAKIGPVWMVTQDARQWAEWGFDYVKMDWYLIDVPSTERIAADLKKSGRDIVLSVSNSTPFEIAGPISKTANVWRTTGDIEDHWGSLKKIASSQEKWQPYAGPGHWNDPDMLQIGRLGKVGKANTTFKPTRLTPDEQYFQMSFWAMISAPLIISCDLEHLDDFTRGILCNREVIAVNQTFHGPSEKVLSQDDGEVWIKPLGEGRTAVGFFNKSNKGQTIHVPLSRLKVKSPQNVRDLWKQENVGTASQEMKVQLNPHGAALFLLEGKK, encoded by the coding sequence ATGATCCGCATTTCTTTTCTTCCGTTTCTCTGCTCCGCCCTGCTCCTGACCCAAACGGGAGCCTCCGGCAAGGAGATGCCATCCCCCTATCCCGCCCCGGAACCCGGCGTGCGCCTGACACCGCCGGAATCACCGGCTCCCGTCCTGAACGAACCGCGGCTTTTCGGCGCACGGCCCGGCTCCCCCATCCAGTTCGCCATCTGCGCCAGCGGGGAACGCCCCATGAGTTTTGCCGCCGCCAAACTGCCTCCCGGCGTGAAACTGAACAGGGAAACCGGCGTCATCACCGGAAAAATCAGCCGTCCGGGAACTTATTCCTTTCCCGTGCAGATAAGCAACGGCCATGGCAAAACGAACGGAACCATCACTATCCGCATCGGACAGGAGATGTGCCTGACTCCCCCCATGGGCTGGAGCAGCTGGTATTCCTACAGCGGCGGCGTGAGCCAGGAAAATATTCTGAAAACCGCCCGGCTGCTCGTCAGTTCCGGGCTGGCGCAATACGGCTACCGCTATGTTAACATTGATGATTGCTGGCAAGGCGCCAGAGGCGGCAAGTACCGCGCCATCCAGCCCAACAAGCGTTTTCCGGATATGAAGTCCATGTGCCGTGAAATCCACAGCCTGGGGCTGAAAGCGGGAATTTACTCAACCCCGTGGATGGGAACCTACGCCGGCTACATGGGAGGCACTTCCCCCAATCCGCAGGGAGATTATTCCTCCCTGGCCCTTCCTGAAAACAAACGCCCCCAGCCCGACCAACTGTTTGGGGGCTGCCCAGGTTCCCAGCGGCTGGGAGCCGCCAAAATAGGCCCCGTGTGGATGGTTACCCAGGATGCCAGACAGTGGGCGGAATGGGGATTCGACTATGTCAAGATGGACTGGTACCTGATCGACGTGCCAAGCACGGAAAGAATTGCGGCGGATTTGAAAAAAAGCGGCAGGGACATTGTGCTGAGCGTTTCCAATTCCACCCCGTTCGAGATTGCCGGGCCTATCAGCAAGACGGCCAATGTCTGGCGCACGACGGGGGATATCGAAGACCACTGGGGCAGTTTGAAGAAAATCGCTTCCTCCCAGGAGAAATGGCAGCCCTACGCCGGGCCGGGGCACTGGAATGATCCGGACATGCTGCAAATCGGCCGCCTGGGCAAGGTCGGAAAGGCGAATACCACGTTCAAGCCCACCCGTCTGACACCGGACGAACAGTATTTCCAGATGTCCTTCTGGGCCATGATATCCGCCCCCCTGATTATTTCATGCGATCTGGAACATCTGGACGATTTCACCCGGGGCATTCTGTGCAACCGGGAAGTGATCGCCGTCAACCAGACATTTCACGGCCCTTCGGAAAAAGTCCTGTCCCAAGATGACGGTGAAGTCTGGATCAAACCGCTGGGGGAAGGCCGTACCGCCGTCGGCTTTTTCAATAAAAGCAATAAAGGCCAAACCATTCATGTTCCCCTTTCCCGCCTCAAGGTGAAGTCTCCGCAAAACGTGCGCGACTTGTGGAAGCAGGAAAACGTCGGCACGGCAAGTCAGGAAATGAAAGTGCAGCTCAACCCCCACGGAGCGGCCCTGTTTCTTCTGGAGGGTAAAAAATAG